The Dissulfurirhabdus thermomarina DNA window GGGGGCGGATCCCGCCGGGGCGAACCGGCCGCGGCCGCCGCGTTCGCGTCCACCACGACCCGGTCGCCCCCGGCGTGCTTGGCCGCGTACATGGCCTCGTCGGCGCACCGGACCAGCCGCCGAAGCCGCTCCCGGACGTCCTGTTCCCCGTTCTCCTGGAGCCGGGCGACCCCGATGCTGAGGGTGGTGGGCGCGAGGCCCTCCTCCAGGTAGGTGCGGCGGATGCGCTCGGCGATCTGGGCGGCCTGCTCCAGGCTGGCCTGGGGGACGATCACGGCGAACTCGTCGCCACCGTAGCGGAAGGCGTTGTCCACGTGCCGCCGGGTGGACTGCTCCAGGACCCGGGCGAGGCGACGGAGGACCTCGTCGCCCGCCTGGTGGCCGAGCCGGTCGTTGTAATCCTTGAACCGGTCCACGTCCACCATGAGGAGGTAGAGGGGGTAGGACTGGCGGATGGCCCGCTGGGCCTCCTCCTCCAGCCGGGTCTCGAAGTGCCGGCGGTTGTAGAGGTCCGTGAGGGCGTCGTGGATGGACAGGCGCCGGAGCTGGGCCCGGAGGTTGCGCTCCCGGATGATGCGGTCGAGCTTGGCCTCGAGCTCGTCCAGGTTGAAGGGCTTGTTGATGAAGTCGCTGGCGCCGGCGCGGATGACGTCGGTGT harbors:
- a CDS encoding GGDEF domain-containing response regulator, yielding MNREPEKTKAPWAGDLEVPFLEPQHILVVDDDVTIVRLLGEFLSGLGYSHATAADGREALERHEEAPATIIVTDLVMPRMDGMELIREVRARGDDTDIIVMTGYGRDFRYTDVIRAGASDFINKPFNLDELEAKLDRIIRERNLRAQLRRLSIHDALTDLYNRRHFETRLEEEAQRAIRQSYPLYLLMVDVDRFKDYNDRLGHQAGDEVLRRLARVLEQSTRRHVDNAFRYGGDEFAVIVPQASLEQAAQIAERIRRTYLEEGLAPTTLSIGVARLQENGEQDVRERLRRLVRCADEAMYAAKHAGGDRVVVDANAAAAAGSPRRDPPPPGAPGPK